The following coding sequences are from one Gossypium raimondii isolate GPD5lz chromosome 4, ASM2569854v1, whole genome shotgun sequence window:
- the LOC105780039 gene encoding protein trichome birefringence: protein MADIAKYTPINGGTTTAVTAEFNYLFSIIKTRRTVAFFMFAFVGFTVFLAFSPSSNSSSPWVTNIFSSTSSPATSSAGSYRSQSFSLFDYFFPNTSSSRTLNITSPSPSPSPSSSNSNTRSNNTATQVANNPSEDLLSAKKTNKTQSFNINKQRPSSENTTFRSPYSGLNNTKSSVLHANQTTVSPPPNLNQNPPSTNNQTGKKENSDKAQVLKSNQTTTVTEKTLEAANRSTNSPAKSESSNKLSSGKGEKIVGQKGVVSNYSASLTNKPSNGSDSGLTAKQEIDNLIDSLMNCDLFDGKWLKDDSYPLYKPGSCSFIDEQFSCVANGRPDRDYQKLKWKPKGCTLPRLNGGHMLELLRGKRLVFVGDSLNRNMWESLVCILRNAAKKPENVYEAHGRHYFRGEASYSFIFKDYNFTIEFFVSPFLVREWEMPDKTGAKKETLRLDLVGKSSDQYKSADILIFNTGHWWTHEKTSKGKDYYQEGSHVYNELNVLEAFRKALTTWARWVDASVNPMKTMVFFRGYSASHFSGGQWNSGGACDSETRPIKNETYLKPYPPKMLVLESVLKGMKTHVTYLNITRLTDFRKDGHPSIYRKHLKQTLPEDERVAPLKYQDCSHWCLPGVPDSWNELLYAELLVKENKMRQHQRRAR from the exons ATGGCGGATATAGCAAAGTACACGCCTATCAATGGAGGAACTACGACTGCAGTCACGGCAGAGTTTAATTATCTGTTTTCAATCATCAAAACAAGGAGAACAGTGGCTTTCTTCATGTTTGCCTTCGTCGGTTTTACTGTTTTCTTAGCTTTTAGCCCTTCTTCTAACTCTTCTTCTCCTTGGGTCACCAACATCTTTTCATCAACTTCCTCTCCAGCTACTTCATCTGCTGGCTCTTACAGATCTCAATCATTTTCCCTCTTCGATTACTTCTTTCCCAACACCTCTTCTTCACGAACTCTTAACATCACTTCTCCTTCTCCATCTCCATCTCCGTCTTCTTCTAATAGCAACACCAGATCTAATAACACTGCAACTCAAGTAGCCAACAATCCAAGTGAGGACCTACTTTCTGCCAAAAAAACCAACAAAACCCAATCTTTCAACATAAATAAACAACGCCCCAGCTCCGAAAATACAACTTTTAGGTCTCCCTACAGTGGTTTAAACAACACCAAAAGTTCAGTTTTGCATGCAAATCAGACCACAGTTTCTCCTCCTCCTAACTTGAATCAAAATCCTCCAAGTACAAATAACCAGActggaaagaaagagaattcTGATAAAGCTCAAGTTCTGAAATCTAATCAGACAACAACGGTCACAGAGAAAACCCTGGAGGCAGCTAATCGGAGCACCAATTCTCCAGCTAAATCTGAATCTTCCAACAAGTTAAGTTCTGGGAAGGGAGAGAAAATCGTAGGGCAAAAGGGTGTGGTGTCGAACTACTCAGCTTCCCTAACAAACAAACCAAGCAATGGAAGTGATTCAGGGTTGACAGCTAAACaggaaattgataatttaatcgACTCTTTGATGAACTGCGATTTATTCGATGGAAAATGGTTGAAGGATGATTCATATCCACTTTATAAACCTGGGTCCTGTTCGTTCATTGATGAGCAGTTTAGTTGCGTTGCCAATGGAAGGCCTGATAGAGATTATCAGAAACTGAAATGGAAGCCTAAAGGCTGCACTTTACCAAg ATTGAATGGTGGTCACATGTTAGAGTTATTGAGGGGTAAGAGGCTTGTTTTTGTCGGGGATTCTTTAAATAGGAATATGTGGGAATCTCTAGTTTGCATTCTGAGAAATGCTGCAAAAAAGCCCGAAAATGTTTATGAAGCACATGGAAGACATTATTTTCGAGGGGAAGCTTCGTATTCTTTCATATTCAAA GATTATAATTTCACTATAGAGTTCTTCGTATCTCCGTTCTTGGTCCGAGAATGGGAAATGCCAGACAAAACTGGAGCAAAGAAGGAGACATTGCGGCTTGATCTTGTTGGAAAATCATCAGATCAATATAAATCGGCAGATATCCTTATCTTCAATACAGGTCATTGGTGGACTCATGAGAAAACTTCCAAAGG GAAAGATTATTACCAGGAAGGTAGCCATGTttataatgaattgaatgttcTCGAGGCCTTTCGGAAAGCTTTGACAACCTGGGCTAGATGGGTTGATGCTAGTGTAAATCCTATGAAGACTATGGTGTTCTTTAGGGGTTATTCCGCATCGCATTTCAG TGGCGGACAGTGGAATTCTGGAGGAGCATGTGATAGCGAAACTAGGCCGATCAAGAACGAAACATATCTTAAACCATATCCACCAAAGATGTTGGTGTTAGAATCAGTGCTGAAGGGGATGAAAACGCACGTCACCTACCTAAATATCACCCGGCTGACCGATTTCAGAAAGGATGGCCACCCATCTATCTACCGGAAACACCTGAAGCAAACATTACCGGAAGACGAAAGAGTAGCACCACTAAAATACCAGGACTGCAGCCATTGGTGCCTTCCCGGTGTGCCGGATTCGTGGAACGAGCTTTTATATGCTGAGCTGCttgtaaaagaaaacaaaatgcgGCAACATCAAAGAAGAGCTAGGTAA